From one Leptospira stimsonii genomic stretch:
- a CDS encoding STAS domain-containing protein: MSDNSEIVEITPDLTILFNDYYAFRTMLMDAIAKKPKSIILNLGDIPVMNSISISSLVWFLKNAKSEGIQCTISAIHPDLLNTFEVLNLKEYIDHQ; the protein is encoded by the coding sequence ATAGTAGAAATTACTCCGGATCTAACCATTCTTTTTAACGACTACTATGCGTTCCGAACCATGCTCATGGACGCCATCGCGAAAAAGCCGAAATCCATTATTCTGAATCTCGGTGATATTCCCGTGATGAATTCGATTTCTATCAGCTCCCTTGTTTGGTTTCTAAAAAACGCAAAATCCGAAGGAATTCAATGCACGATCAGCGCCATCCATCCGGACCTTTTAAACACGTTTGAGGTTCTGAACTTAAAAGAATACATCGATCATCAGTGA
- a CDS encoding LIC10301 family lipoprotein gives MKKIALILTLALLLFSSCKKKEEMILGDWVKVKNCPEKGECKDPDKGKGSHLLILPDGLAKYDTFHLTYKMKDDDIHFNLADLAFDLEYRILKVNEKELQLLNKKEDSVEFFEKN, from the coding sequence ATGAAAAAAATTGCTCTCATTCTAACTCTCGCTCTTCTTCTCTTCTCTTCTTGTAAAAAGAAGGAAGAGATGATTTTGGGGGATTGGGTAAAAGTTAAGAATTGTCCTGAAAAGGGCGAATGCAAAGATCCGGATAAAGGGAAAGGAAGTCATCTTCTCATTCTTCCGGACGGCTTGGCAAAATATGATACCTTTCACCTTACGTATAAAATGAAAGATGACGACATTCATTTTAATCTCGCGGATCTTGCATTTGATTTGGAATATAGAATTCTCAAAGTCAACGAAAAGGAGCTTCAGCTTCTAAACAAGAAGGAAGATAGCGTAGAATTCTTCGAGAAGAACTGA
- a CDS encoding tetratricopeptide repeat protein: MKRSLILLILILFSFEILIADDEDENLPGNVSPSQNLDGGSPADAARRRVQIAALNTETVNLIRANNLARASVNIEKIKKLDENAVEYHYLKGSFLYAQGRYPQAKNSLLRAIQIQPGHDPSYYQLGMIFVQRNKWPRSLEYFQKAVELSNYNPFYRINLALAYFETGNYLRAKAEAERAIELKPNFRAAKLLLLKSNFLLGNKADAYAQCVEFVKDGFQSREYMLIHARLVIDIHQNYRKAIKIYNLYGELPFQEKRFLAHAYYNTGNYRAAAATYQQVIQFRIAEEEEKIEYIRSLSFIKDYRRLESFVTAWLQEEPDKRRKIQEALDIAELLKENDSKVFHMFPSRSPY, translated from the coding sequence ATGAAACGTTCTTTGATTCTTCTCATCTTAATCCTTTTTTCTTTTGAAATTCTTATTGCGGATGATGAAGACGAGAATCTTCCCGGGAACGTTTCTCCTTCTCAGAATTTAGACGGCGGGTCACCCGCAGACGCGGCCAGAAGAAGGGTTCAAATCGCCGCTTTGAATACCGAAACGGTAAACCTGATTCGAGCGAACAATCTTGCAAGAGCTTCTGTGAATATCGAAAAAATCAAGAAGTTGGACGAGAATGCGGTCGAATACCACTATCTAAAAGGTTCTTTTCTTTACGCGCAAGGTCGCTATCCGCAAGCGAAGAATTCTCTTTTGAGGGCGATTCAAATTCAACCGGGGCATGATCCGTCCTATTATCAACTCGGGATGATCTTTGTTCAGAGAAACAAATGGCCAAGATCCTTGGAATACTTTCAGAAAGCGGTAGAATTATCCAATTACAATCCATTCTATAGAATCAATCTCGCTCTCGCTTACTTTGAAACTGGAAATTATCTCCGCGCGAAAGCGGAAGCCGAGAGGGCGATCGAGCTAAAGCCGAATTTTAGAGCGGCGAAACTTCTTCTCTTAAAGTCGAACTTTCTTTTGGGCAATAAAGCGGATGCCTATGCGCAGTGTGTGGAATTCGTAAAGGACGGATTTCAATCCAGGGAATATATGCTGATCCATGCAAGACTTGTAATAGACATTCACCAGAATTATAGAAAAGCGATTAAGATCTACAATCTCTATGGAGAACTTCCCTTTCAGGAAAAAAGATTTTTAGCACACGCTTATTATAACACCGGGAATTACCGTGCGGCCGCCGCGACTTATCAGCAAGTGATTCAATTTAGGATCGCCGAGGAAGAAGAAAAGATCGAATATATTCGCTCTCTTTCTTTTATTAAGGATTACAGAAGACTGGAATCTTTTGTGACTGCTTGGTTGCAGGAAGAACCGGATAAGAGAAGAAAGATTCAGGAAGCATTGGACATCGCGGAGCTTCTCAAAGAGAATGATTCGAAAGTTTTTCACATGTTTCCTTCCCGATCTCCGTATTGA
- a CDS encoding YbaN family protein, with protein sequence MEQKDYSDEVRLHRSRFIRFLLFVAGSISLALGIIGIFTPILPTTPFLLLSAACYARASHRFYNWLMNNRYFGSYIRDWRIHKMIPLRAKVIAISMIFITIGTTVFFFIPILAVKILVSLIGVLVVLYLIRIPTKREI encoded by the coding sequence ATGGAACAAAAAGATTATAGCGACGAGGTTCGACTTCATAGATCCAGATTCATTCGTTTTTTACTATTTGTCGCAGGTTCTATTTCCTTGGCCTTAGGAATCATAGGAATTTTTACTCCCATATTGCCGACGACTCCGTTTTTACTTTTATCGGCGGCTTGTTACGCAAGAGCCTCGCATCGTTTTTACAATTGGCTGATGAACAATCGATATTTCGGATCTTACATTCGAGATTGGAGAATTCACAAAATGATTCCTCTCCGTGCCAAGGTCATAGCGATTTCGATGATCTTTATTACGATTGGAACGACCGTTTTCTTTTTCATTCCCATTTTGGCGGTAAAGATTCTTGTTTCCTTGATCGGGGTTTTGGTTGTACTTTATTTGATTCGAATTCCGACCAAACGTGAAATTTGA
- a CDS encoding NAD(P)(+) transhydrogenase (Re/Si-specific) subunit beta: protein MEKSIINLIYLLSSVLFIVGLKLLSHPKTAVRGNFLGAVGMFFAVAAALVEKGLAYEYILAGFIVGTAIGVYLSVKVEMTSMPQLVAALNGFGGLASFLVAGAAVMEVIHQGTNLAVLKSYQFTVSTAASGIIGAVTLTGSFIAYGKLQGILSEKAVRYPGDQLVKIIFFLGSIALSYFVVIEPEKIEWYWYVVAVGSVLGILLVMPIGGADMPVVIALLNSYSGIAASATGFVLGNNVLIIAGSLVGASGIILTQIMCKAMNRSLANVLFGGLGAAVDTSKGGEDIYAGKTKSTSAEEVAMLLDMAQRVVIVPGYGMAVAQAQHAVRDLYNILTDRGIDVEFAIHPVAGRMPGHMNVLLAEADIPYDKMKEMDEINPTFEQVDVVIVNGANDVVNPLAKTDPSSPIAGMPILDVDKAKTVIVIKRSLSPGFAGVPNPLFIQDNTLMYFQDGKKATQEIVAALKET, encoded by the coding sequence ATGGAAAAATCGATTATCAATTTAATTTATCTTCTCTCCTCCGTTCTTTTTATCGTAGGATTGAAACTTCTTTCTCACCCGAAGACTGCAGTTCGCGGAAACTTCTTAGGCGCGGTGGGAATGTTCTTCGCGGTCGCGGCCGCGCTCGTTGAAAAAGGACTCGCCTATGAATATATCTTAGCTGGATTCATCGTGGGAACCGCGATCGGAGTTTATCTTTCCGTTAAAGTTGAGATGACTTCTATGCCTCAACTCGTTGCGGCCCTCAATGGGTTCGGAGGTCTTGCATCCTTTCTTGTTGCAGGTGCGGCGGTGATGGAAGTGATTCACCAAGGAACCAATCTCGCAGTTTTAAAATCGTATCAGTTCACGGTTTCTACTGCGGCTTCCGGAATCATCGGGGCAGTGACCTTAACGGGAAGTTTTATTGCCTACGGAAAACTCCAAGGAATTCTTTCCGAAAAAGCGGTTCGTTATCCGGGCGATCAACTCGTAAAAATCATTTTCTTCCTCGGTTCTATCGCGCTGAGTTATTTCGTAGTGATCGAACCTGAAAAGATAGAATGGTACTGGTATGTTGTAGCGGTTGGTTCCGTTTTAGGAATTCTTCTCGTAATGCCGATCGGCGGAGCCGATATGCCCGTCGTTATCGCTCTCTTGAATTCATATTCCGGAATCGCGGCGTCAGCGACAGGATTTGTTCTTGGAAATAACGTTCTGATTATCGCAGGATCTCTTGTAGGAGCCTCCGGAATCATCCTAACACAGATTATGTGTAAGGCGATGAATCGTTCTCTTGCAAACGTTCTCTTCGGAGGACTCGGCGCGGCCGTTGATACTTCCAAAGGTGGAGAAGACATCTACGCTGGAAAAACCAAAAGTACGTCCGCAGAAGAAGTTGCGATGCTCTTGGATATGGCACAAAGAGTTGTTATCGTTCCTGGATACGGAATGGCGGTTGCACAAGCACAACACGCAGTAAGAGATCTTTATAATATTCTTACGGACCGAGGAATCGACGTAGAATTTGCGATCCACCCTGTTGCAGGAAGGATGCCAGGTCACATGAACGTTCTTCTCGCGGAAGCCGATATCCCTTATGACAAGATGAAAGAAATGGATGAAATCAATCCTACTTTCGAACAAGTCGATGTGGTAATCGTAAACGGTGCAAACGACGTTGTAAACCCTCTCGCAAAAACGGATCCAAGTAGCCCGATCGCAGGAATGCCGATCTTGGACGTTGACAAAGCAAAAACGGTTATCGTGATCAAACGAAGCTTGAGCCCGGGATTTGCCGGAGTTCCGAACCCTCTTTTCATCCAAGACAATACTTTGATGTATTTCCAAGACGGAAAGAAAGCTACGCAAGAAATCGTAGCGGCCTTAAAAGAAACCTAA
- a CDS encoding NAD(P) transhydrogenase subunit alpha, with protein sequence MEQFVGYLTIFLLAVFVGFEVITRIPPLLHTPLMSGSNAISGITIIGAILSLHSVNGPLINIIGFVAMVAATINVIGGFLVTHRMLGMFKKKEK encoded by the coding sequence ATGGAACAGTTCGTAGGTTACCTGACGATCTTCTTATTAGCCGTATTCGTAGGTTTTGAGGTCATCACAAGAATTCCTCCTCTTTTACATACCCCTCTTATGTCAGGTTCCAATGCTATTTCCGGAATCACGATCATTGGGGCGATTCTATCTCTTCATTCGGTGAACGGCCCTTTGATCAACATCATCGGATTCGTCGCGATGGTTGCGGCGACCATCAACGTGATCGGTGGATTCTTAGTCACCCATAGAATGTTAGGAATGTTCAAGAAGAAAGAAAAGTAA
- the queC gene encoding 7-cyano-7-deazaguanine synthase QueC yields the protein MDSDKSKNSNRKKNDSKVKTSSNKAVVLLSGGLDSTTCLYQAIADGKEVRALSFDYGQRHRIELSFAKKITRKLGIPHTIQKLKPELFLGSSLTQKSIKVPKNSLGKDEIPNTYVPGRNILFLSFATSLAEGTGSDSIYIGVNAMDYSGYPDCRPEFIKMFEMAIQLGTKKGSQGSPLKIITPLQNLSKKEIVLLGSKLNVPFHLTFSCYDPQNGKACGKCDACLLRKKGFQETGVSEK from the coding sequence TTGGATTCAGATAAAAGTAAGAATTCGAATCGAAAAAAAAACGATTCTAAAGTGAAAACTTCCAGCAACAAGGCAGTCGTACTTTTATCCGGAGGATTGGATTCTACCACTTGTCTTTATCAAGCGATCGCCGATGGCAAAGAGGTTCGCGCGCTTTCTTTTGATTATGGACAAAGACATAGAATCGAATTGTCCTTTGCGAAAAAAATCACTCGTAAACTAGGTATTCCTCACACGATTCAAAAGTTAAAACCGGAATTGTTCTTAGGATCGTCTCTTACTCAAAAGTCGATCAAGGTTCCGAAGAATTCTTTAGGAAAGGATGAAATTCCAAATACGTATGTTCCCGGAAGAAACATTCTTTTTCTTTCTTTTGCAACTTCGCTCGCAGAAGGAACCGGATCGGATTCGATCTACATCGGAGTCAATGCAATGGATTATTCCGGATATCCGGATTGCAGACCAGAATTTATTAAGATGTTCGAGATGGCGATTCAACTCGGAACGAAAAAAGGAAGTCAAGGTTCTCCGCTTAAAATCATAACTCCTCTACAAAATCTTTCTAAGAAAGAAATCGTTCTCTTGGGAAGTAAATTGAATGTTCCCTTTCATCTCACATTCTCCTGTTATGACCCGCAAAACGGCAAAGCCTGTGGAAAATGCGACGCCTGTCTCTTGAGAAAAAAAGGTTTTCAGGAGACAGGAGTTTCTGAAAAGTGA
- the queD gene encoding 6-carboxytetrahydropterin synthase QueD — MEEIELTKEFRFDAAHLLPNVPDGHKCKRLHGHSFRFKLHLKGKIDPHTGWLIDYAEVSKIVKPLIENHLDHYYLNDVPGLENPTSENISIWLWNHLKPLLPLLYKITLNETCTSACIYEGPKNSH, encoded by the coding sequence ATGGAAGAAATCGAACTCACTAAAGAATTCCGCTTCGACGCCGCTCATCTTCTTCCCAACGTACCCGACGGCCATAAATGCAAACGACTTCACGGTCATAGCTTTCGTTTTAAACTTCATCTCAAAGGTAAAATCGATCCTCATACCGGTTGGTTGATCGATTATGCGGAAGTTAGTAAGATCGTAAAACCTCTCATCGAAAATCATCTCGATCATTATTATCTCAACGACGTTCCAGGCCTGGAGAATCCGACTTCGGAAAATATTTCTATCTGGCTCTGGAATCATCTCAAACCGCTCCTTCCTCTTTTGTATAAAATTACTCTCAACGAAACTTGTACGAGCGCGTGCATCTACGAAGGTCCGAAAAATTCTCACTGA
- a CDS encoding penicillin acylase family protein gives MRNFSTNFLNFWNRIPLWIRRSFLSVLAILLFAKIGFSLLLFLKSPRMNGELKVSGITKPVSVIRDSYGVPHIRSEDSHSAYFALGYVTASDRLFQMEILRRAGKGELSEVLGADLVPTDTFLRQMLLRRTAEKMLQESSKGNPQAWKELDSFLEGINFFLRNESLPVEFTVLGYKPKPFDRLDVLSALSLLSFSFSEALRLDPLYSVLENKLPNRNVSELFPRHDKEDPFSILDDQPAYAEKAITRGKSNTLTNIASVSSLKKDSDDLSEVSKTFQKVDSILRDLPHFTGSNSWVIGPSRSATGGAILANDPHIGFSNPGTWYEVHMKVGEHETYGYHFPILPFPLIAHNAKKAWALTMLENDDMDFYQETLHPSQPNVVKEKGNWVPLQVLKEKIPVKGEEAREIEIQVTSHGPIVSKPIEGYRGPVISVHWIFHHLSIPMLETVYNLGRCSSMEECSLIAPTLPAPGLNVSYADAKGNIAWWAVGRFPIRGKKSNPRKFLDGASGEDDWRGYLPSNQNPKLINPPEGIILTANHLPAYELKGFGKPEGYWQESDRGRRIYELLSERQRWSVDDVKKVQTDVLAFSARSIVPLIAGELEKDKEWNGVFREALDIYKSFNGEHTLDSAGATVFQTLNQFVMINLLSDELDARELAIYGLKAEHWSAYKAILSDSNSTFWDDLSTPEILETRRDILIRAFEQTVRYLSQKHGGSATSWKWGKAHKITFEHPLGKVPVLGLIFNQGPFSINSGEAIVNVMGPQDINPVITPKVGPSKRRIIDLIHPENSWSVLPTGNSGNQGSPFYGDQIELYIKGEHRSIRFTQSQIEQDSKHILKFIPE, from the coding sequence ATGAGAAACTTTAGCACAAATTTTTTAAACTTTTGGAATCGTATTCCTCTTTGGATACGTCGTTCTTTCTTGTCCGTTCTTGCAATTCTACTTTTTGCAAAGATCGGATTCTCCCTTTTATTATTCTTAAAATCTCCACGCATGAACGGAGAATTGAAAGTTTCCGGAATTACGAAACCGGTTTCGGTCATTCGAGATTCTTACGGAGTTCCGCACATTCGCTCGGAGGATTCTCATTCCGCTTATTTTGCGTTAGGTTATGTAACGGCGAGCGATCGATTATTTCAGATGGAAATTCTAAGGAGGGCCGGTAAGGGAGAATTATCGGAAGTCTTGGGAGCCGATTTGGTTCCAACGGATACGTTCTTGCGACAAATGCTTTTGCGAAGAACCGCAGAGAAAATGCTCCAAGAAAGTTCCAAAGGAAATCCTCAGGCTTGGAAGGAGTTGGATTCTTTTTTGGAGGGGATCAATTTCTTTTTAAGAAACGAATCTCTTCCCGTTGAATTTACAGTCCTAGGATACAAACCGAAGCCATTCGATCGTTTGGATGTGTTGAGCGCGCTTTCACTTTTGTCTTTTTCCTTTTCTGAGGCTCTTCGTTTGGATCCGCTCTATTCCGTCTTAGAAAACAAACTTCCGAATCGAAACGTATCGGAATTGTTTCCGAGACACGACAAGGAAGATCCGTTCTCCATCTTAGACGATCAACCAGCTTACGCTGAAAAGGCGATAACCCGAGGTAAATCGAACACACTCACAAACATCGCTTCCGTTTCTTCTTTAAAAAAAGATTCCGATGATCTTTCGGAAGTTTCCAAAACATTTCAGAAAGTGGATTCGATTCTCAGAGATCTTCCGCATTTTACGGGGAGTAATTCTTGGGTGATCGGACCTTCCCGATCCGCGACCGGCGGCGCAATTTTAGCGAACGATCCTCATATCGGATTTAGCAATCCGGGAACCTGGTACGAAGTTCATATGAAGGTGGGAGAACACGAAACCTACGGATATCATTTCCCGATTCTTCCTTTTCCTTTAATCGCGCATAACGCGAAAAAAGCGTGGGCATTAACGATGCTTGAAAACGACGATATGGATTTTTATCAGGAAACTCTTCATCCCTCACAACCGAACGTTGTCAAAGAAAAAGGAAACTGGGTTCCGTTACAAGTTCTCAAGGAAAAAATTCCCGTAAAAGGGGAAGAGGCGAGAGAGATCGAGATCCAAGTGACTTCTCATGGTCCGATCGTTTCCAAACCGATCGAAGGCTATCGTGGTCCCGTGATTTCCGTCCATTGGATTTTCCATCACTTGTCTATTCCTATGTTGGAGACGGTTTATAACCTTGGCCGTTGTTCTTCCATGGAGGAATGTTCTTTGATCGCGCCCACTCTTCCCGCTCCGGGTTTGAACGTTTCTTACGCGGATGCGAAAGGAAATATCGCTTGGTGGGCCGTGGGAAGATTTCCAATCCGAGGTAAAAAAAGCAATCCTCGGAAATTTTTGGACGGCGCTTCGGGAGAAGACGATTGGAGGGGTTATCTTCCTTCCAATCAAAATCCGAAACTGATCAATCCTCCCGAAGGAATTATTCTTACCGCGAATCATCTTCCGGCCTACGAGCTGAAAGGTTTCGGAAAACCGGAAGGTTATTGGCAAGAATCGGATCGTGGAAGAAGAATCTACGAACTCCTTTCAGAGAGGCAACGATGGTCCGTGGACGATGTCAAAAAAGTTCAAACGGACGTCCTTGCTTTTTCCGCGAGAAGTATCGTTCCTTTGATTGCGGGTGAATTAGAAAAGGACAAAGAATGGAACGGAGTTTTTAGAGAGGCATTGGATATCTATAAGTCGTTTAACGGAGAACATACGTTAGACTCCGCCGGTGCGACCGTCTTTCAAACTCTCAACCAATTCGTGATGATCAATCTTTTATCCGATGAATTGGATGCGAGGGAACTCGCGATCTACGGGCTTAAAGCGGAACACTGGTCGGCGTATAAAGCTATTCTTTCCGATTCCAATTCCACCTTCTGGGACGATCTCTCCACACCGGAAATTTTAGAAACAAGAAGAGATATTTTGATTCGCGCTTTCGAACAAACGGTTCGTTATCTTTCGCAAAAACACGGAGGTTCCGCGACTTCTTGGAAATGGGGAAAAGCACATAAGATTACGTTTGAACATCCGCTTGGAAAGGTTCCGGTCCTCGGTCTGATTTTTAACCAAGGTCCGTTCTCGATCAATTCCGGAGAGGCCATCGTCAACGTAATGGGACCCCAGGATATCAATCCGGTAATAACGCCGAAAGTAGGTCCGTCCAAAAGAAGAATCATCGATCTGATCCATCCGGAAAATTCCTGGTCGGTTTTACCAACCGGAAATTCCGGAAATCAAGGTTCTCCGTTTTATGGAGATCAGATCGAACTGTATATCAAAGGAGAACATCGATCGATTCGTTTTACACAATCACAGATCGAACAGGATTCTAAACATATATTAAAATTCATTCCCGAGTAG
- a CDS encoding ankyrin repeat domain-containing protein: MTERNQPKIKKAKTEHRYQMIHWIEKGNIEKIKEEIETRGKDFYGAAPLFFAASENSVPTLEYFESIGFPLDTRDSGNLSLHFYACRDRGKSEVVSYLLNKNIKPDPKDILEAAAKGKIEILKLYQTFGIDLKDPNLKNENDTLLEIATFSNLECLKFLFEQGLPLEPSLLPRAANLGKLDIVRYLVLEQKADPNVKVHERNAIHEACFGPSNHEPYEHLNILKFLHENGGDLNSPSNWRGDEIYTPLHFACRPGAQDKMPFIRYLLENGVDPDLQNPKSALSIADSKTRKEVLKFLETKGIKVEKDPFQRSFQVEKLIAFAEDAIRKFAKENPEAVVFQFVIEGATMSMSDLFDPEYYVGEWKYEGFAEFREGDGFDFILWQEHYDSMGEDENSPYALAMSKVIEGLHARKAFDHLKRSKNFETKMIDHLY; this comes from the coding sequence ATGACGGAAAGGAACCAACCAAAAATCAAAAAAGCAAAAACGGAACATCGATATCAGATGATTCATTGGATTGAAAAGGGAAATATCGAAAAAATCAAAGAAGAAATCGAAACTCGAGGAAAAGATTTCTACGGCGCCGCTCCCTTGTTCTTTGCCGCGAGTGAAAACAGCGTTCCCACATTGGAATATTTTGAAAGCATCGGATTTCCTTTAGACACAAGGGATTCCGGCAATCTTTCTCTTCACTTTTATGCGTGCAGAGATCGCGGTAAGAGCGAGGTAGTAAGTTATCTTCTAAATAAAAATATAAAGCCGGATCCAAAGGATATTCTCGAAGCCGCGGCTAAAGGCAAAATCGAAATTCTAAAATTGTATCAAACCTTTGGAATCGATCTTAAAGATCCGAATCTCAAAAACGAAAACGACACACTTTTGGAAATCGCAACGTTCTCTAACTTAGAATGTTTAAAATTTCTCTTCGAACAAGGTCTGCCTTTGGAACCGAGCCTTCTACCAAGAGCGGCTAATTTAGGAAAATTGGATATAGTTCGTTATCTCGTCTTAGAACAAAAGGCGGATCCAAACGTAAAGGTGCACGAAAGAAACGCGATCCACGAAGCCTGTTTCGGTCCGTCCAATCACGAACCCTATGAACATCTTAATATTCTAAAATTCTTACATGAGAATGGAGGAGACTTGAATTCTCCTTCAAATTGGAGAGGAGACGAAATCTATACTCCTCTTCATTTTGCGTGTAGACCCGGCGCTCAGGATAAAATGCCCTTTATCCGATATCTTTTGGAAAATGGAGTCGATCCTGATTTACAAAATCCAAAATCGGCTCTCAGCATCGCCGATTCGAAAACGAGAAAGGAAGTATTGAAATTCTTAGAAACAAAAGGAATCAAAGTGGAAAAGGATCCCTTCCAAAGATCGTTTCAAGTTGAAAAACTGATTGCCTTTGCGGAAGACGCGATTCGAAAATTTGCAAAAGAAAATCCGGAGGCCGTCGTCTTTCAATTCGTGATCGAAGGCGCGACGATGAGCATGAGCGATCTTTTTGATCCCGAATACTACGTGGGAGAATGGAAATACGAAGGTTTCGCCGAGTTCCGCGAAGGAGACGGATTCGATTTTATTTTATGGCAGGAACACTACGATTCCATGGGAGAAGACGAAAATTCCCCCTATGCCTTAGCGATGTCCAAGGTCATAGAAGGGCTTCACGCAAGAAAGGCATTTGATCATCTTAAACGATCCAAAAATTTTGAAACGAAGATGATCGATCACCTATATTAG
- a CDS encoding ligase-associated DNA damage response exonuclease, protein MEMIVLTPAGLYIPQADVYVDPWKGVPRAILTHAHSDHTRKGSAHYLCAESGFHLTQERLGKKARIETLPYGRAVYSNGVRISLHSAGHILGSSQVRIEYKGKVTVISGDYKTVPDPTCEPFEIIQCDTFLSEATFAKPYYIWENITFVFQNILNFILENRNLDSISLLYGYSLGKAQRILKGLSIAAEERGIDLEFFVHDSILSMNSRYEESGIQLPKTKPLDQWNPNSKNPFVFLAPPSSPIPNPNSQKIRSAFCSGWMQLSKNRKNGSFSKGFTLSDHADWNELIQTIEKTEAEEILLTHGDTEDIVRYLKEKGKNAKTLKTKFYSEESEF, encoded by the coding sequence ATGGAAATGATCGTCCTAACACCCGCCGGATTGTATATTCCTCAAGCCGATGTTTATGTCGATCCTTGGAAGGGAGTGCCGAGGGCGATCCTAACACACGCACATTCCGATCATACGAGAAAGGGTTCCGCTCATTATCTCTGTGCAGAATCCGGTTTTCATCTCACGCAGGAACGCCTCGGAAAAAAAGCGCGGATCGAAACACTTCCTTATGGAAGAGCCGTATATTCGAACGGGGTAAGAATCAGCCTTCACTCGGCGGGTCATATCCTTGGATCTTCCCAGGTAAGAATCGAATACAAAGGGAAAGTGACCGTAATTAGCGGAGACTACAAAACGGTTCCTGATCCTACCTGCGAGCCGTTCGAAATTATCCAATGTGATACGTTTCTTTCGGAAGCGACTTTTGCAAAACCGTATTATATCTGGGAAAATATCACATTCGTATTTCAGAATATTCTAAACTTCATTTTGGAAAATAGAAACCTCGACTCGATCTCATTGCTCTACGGATATTCGCTCGGGAAGGCGCAGAGAATTCTAAAAGGTTTATCGATCGCGGCGGAGGAACGAGGGATCGACCTGGAATTTTTTGTTCACGATTCCATTCTTTCCATGAACTCGAGATATGAAGAATCGGGAATTCAACTTCCTAAAACAAAACCCTTGGATCAATGGAATCCGAATTCCAAAAACCCTTTTGTCTTCCTGGCTCCTCCGAGTTCTCCGATTCCCAATCCGAATTCTCAAAAAATCAGAAGCGCATTTTGTTCCGGCTGGATGCAACTTTCGAAAAATCGAAAGAACGGAAGTTTTAGCAAAGGATTTACTCTTTCCGATCATGCGGATTGGAACGAGCTGATTCAGACGATCGAGAAAACGGAAGCCGAAGAAATTCTTCTCACTCACGGAGATACGGAAGACATCGTTCGTTATCTCAAAGAGAAAGGGAAGAACGCAAAGACTCTCAAAACGAAATTTTATTCGGAAGAATCAGAATTTTGA
- a CDS encoding uracil-DNA glycosylase, translating into MSREEKIRRLGLVQSEVTDCKLCKLHTTRTQTVFGEGNPEAEVVFIGEGPGKQEDLTGRPFVGRAGELLTRIIEKGMGVPRESVFIANIVKCRPTLDMKFEKDRPPEEEETRACAPYLLRQLEIIQPKAIITLGNPSTRFILNTKEGITKLRGNWGSFYGIPVMPTYHPSFVIRNGGENSPLKRDVWEDIKKVMDLLGWKKPS; encoded by the coding sequence ATGAGCAGAGAAGAAAAAATTAGAAGATTAGGTCTCGTTCAATCCGAGGTCACAGATTGTAAGCTTTGCAAGCTTCACACGACTCGAACACAAACGGTCTTTGGAGAAGGCAATCCGGAAGCCGAGGTCGTTTTTATCGGAGAAGGTCCCGGAAAACAAGAGGACTTGACCGGTCGTCCGTTTGTGGGTCGCGCCGGAGAACTCTTAACAAGAATCATCGAAAAGGGAATGGGTGTTCCAAGAGAATCCGTCTTTATCGCAAACATCGTGAAATGCAGACCGACGCTTGATATGAAATTCGAAAAGGATCGCCCTCCCGAGGAGGAAGAGACAAGGGCTTGCGCTCCGTATCTTCTCAGACAACTTGAAATCATCCAACCCAAGGCGATCATTACTCTCGGAAATCCATCCACACGTTTTATCTTAAACACAAAGGAGGGGATTACAAAACTCAGAGGGAATTGGGGTTCTTTCTATGGAATCCCGGTGATGCCGACGTATCATCCAAGTTTTGTGATTCGAAACGGAGGGGAGAACAGTCCTCTCAAACGAGACGTCTGGGAGGACATTAAGAAAGTTATGGATTTGCTGGGTTGGAAGAAACCTTCTTAG